A stretch of DNA from Spirosoma endbachense:
AGGCACCATTATTCCCGAGTGATCATTGGTACTGAAATGACCATCCACATAACCGCGCTTCAGGTCGCCATCGAGCAAACTCAATCCACCCGTTTCATGATCTGCGGTGATGATTACGAGTGTTTCGCCATTGGAATCAGCAAAACGCATGGCCTCCCCAATGGTTCGATCGAAATCCAGCATTTCCTGAACGACATAGCTCATTTCATTGGCATGACCACCGTAGTCGATCTGAGCGCCTTCAGCCATAATAAAGAAGCCATTCTTATTTTCTTTTAACTCCGTAAGCGTTTTTTGAAGGCTTTTGACCAGAAAATCCTGGCGACCTTGTTTTATCGGAACGACCGCCTGATCATCGAGCAGCACGAAGGGGCGTTTGAGTCCTTCCAATTGGTTAAAGCTCGTACCAATCTGGTATCCTCGCTGACGAAGTGTATCCAATACTTTTTCTTCCTGAAAATACCGATAACCACCACCAATCAGAATTTGCACGGGCTCTCTCAAAAAATCGCCCGCAATTTCCCGTTCAAAGGCACGGTCTGGCTGGTGTGCATAAAAAACTGCCGGAGTTGCATCGGTAATCGGTCCCGCAGAAACAAGGCCACTGACCATGTCCCATTTTTTTATGAGAGTCGGAATGGCAGGCCACTGCCTGCCCGTCGAATCGACACCAATGGCCCGGTTGTTGGTTTTCTGACCGGTAGCCATGGCCGTTCCTCCGGCGGCCGAATCGGTAATATACGTGTCGGCGGCACTCGTTTTAGAGAACCCGATATTGAGCAGTTTTGCCAGATTAAGATCTCCCCGGTTAGCCGTGAGTCCGGCATAGATCTGGGCAAGACCCATCCCATCACCAATCAGCAGAATAACATTTTTGACACGACTACGGCTATCATTGTTGCGGTAAATGGGCTGATAAACCGGGTAGGGTGCAGGATTCTGATATTCGGCGGTTGGGCGTAAACTCAGGAAATGACCAAGCGGAGCGATCTGATCGGTATTGATAAAGTCAACTTCCAGATTCATCAGCGTTTTCCAGGTGTTGATGTTATCGGGCGTAGCCCAGAATCGAATCTTCTTCCCCTGACGATGAACCTGCTGAATTACTTGCTGAATCCTGACCCGTTCTTTTTTGACAATAAGTCCCTTTCCATTCCAACGGCTGTACTGGGTAAAGCTCTGGCTAATTAACCCAATGTGGCCTGCCTGTTCAGGCGTATAATCGACCTCAGGTCGACCATCGAAAAGAATCCAGTCAGGGTATTGCTTAAATTGATCAGGTGCAGGCACATTGCCACTCACGACAACCCGCACCGGACCACCCGTACCAAAAACGTCTGGATAAGCACTCAGCGCCTGTACCAATAGTGGTAAAGACAGCCGAGCCGGTGTTTTCAGGTCGATCAGCCATTGAAGGCCATAGGTAGCTCCCGGATAAATTTGTCCTTTACCCGACCGGACTTTTTCCACAATTGGCTTGATGTACAAAGCCTCCAGCGTCCGACTGGCGGTTATATCGGCCGAATCATGGGCCACGTAGAGTTGCCCGTCCCGCCGGTAAACATCCGCTTCAATTGACCCAAATTTCTGGTCATAAGCCTGCCAGAACGGAATCGTCTGTTCATAGTCGTTATGCGAGTGGGCCTGGGCAGGTGTATAGCGACTAGCTGACTGGGCTCTGCCGTTGGAAACGACGAGAGCCCAGAACAGCATCGACAAAAGCAGCGGACTTTTCATTGAGTGATTAGCAAGCCGTCCTACTGATAAAGCAGTAACGGTCAGAGCGCTTTCGGTTTACTGAAGCACGGATAAATTTTTCCGGCCTGATTTGCGGCAAACAGGCCGGTATGTGTTTTTATAGTAAACTAAGCCATTACACTTGCATCGGCCTCGCTCAGTTTCGCCTGTACTGCCCGAGCAAACGATACTTTGTCCGATTTTCGGTATTGTTCCGGAGACAAAGCTCCTGAATCGGGCGTAAAATCATCGGCAATGTGTAGGCAGGCTGCCCAAACTTCCGGATTTGTAACAATTTTGTACTGGCGAATGGGTGTATCGGCCCCAAACCAAAGCCCGATAATATTACTGATAGTTACTTTCATTCGATGAGCCATCGGTACTTGCATTTATTGAAAAAGATGAAGACGTGATTTGCATTTATTCTCACTTTACCGGCCTTACTTGTACGCCTAGCCGTCGCTGGGCTGCATAAGTCCCGCGAATGGAGAAATTGCGGTCAAATATTCACGGGCAATCTTACGGATCGAATCCAACGCTATTCCATCAATGAATTGGCCAGCATGGTCATAGAGCGTAGCCTTGTCGGTCAGACCGTCATAGATGCCCTGTGGCATCAGTTCATGGTCTTCATAACCCCAGAATAAAAAATCCAGTGCGTCAACTAAGCTCTCAAACCCAAGGCTACGGACGGTTTGCAGTTGATTAAAAACAGCGATAAAGCGCATAGTAAATCATCATGTCGTTTACGCAGCAAAGGTAGCTGGCTCCCAATAAGGCTACGTTAAGCCTATATTATAAAATGGAAAATTCGCCTGAACCACCCGATTTAGATACCGACAGATCAACTTGTAGCCTCACTTCATTCGGAAGTAAATATGTAGAAAAGCGTCATTTTCATAACAATTTCATAACCAGTTTTGGGGTGACAGCCAGGAATTTGACTAGTCAAATCAGGGTAATTACTGCTGGCTATGATTTCCCATTGGATTAACGAGCTGATGAACCTGTTGGCGGGCAACAGCCGCTACGTTCATTACACCCGACTCAGGAAGCTTGTCTTTATCGGCATTCTATTCCTCTTTTTGGTCATCTCCATCCTGTTGTTCTTTTTCGTGTAGTCTCCCTCAGCAGATAGAGAATATATAGTTGAAACACTGTTTGCAGTAAGCTGTAGGCATTGCTCTCATTTGGCGATAGCTAGTCTCTGGCTAACCTTTTCTGTCGTGTAGTTATTTACCGTTTACTCAATTAGCACTATCCGGCATTTGCTTTTGGAGCCAGTACCAATTGGGCAAGATCTTAATAATCCAGTGTCAGTCTGGACGCAAAATTGTTATGTACGATGGGATACACACAGCTATACATACCAAAATGTTGGTAACTTCGTATTACCCACATGGATAAGCTTAACCGTTGCGGAAAAAGGAATCCATTATTTCCGGGCTTATATCATCCTAAAAGATGGTACTACCCTCTACAGCCGAGTGGGTACGTTTTTGCCCCAGTGAATTTCAACAAGTAGATCAACCGAGAATTACATTATATTTACTACCTGTTATTTCTGCTTTCTGCTATGACAATCATTATTATCTGTGTCGGAATCGTAGATGCTTTAGTCGGCGCTTTTCTCTTCAAAAGCATGCTCAGTTCCGATAAATTAGATCATCCAGCCCGGTTTGGCAATTTATTAACCTCCTGTTTAATGCTGAGCAGTGGCATACTTCTGCTTTCACTGATGTTTTGGGGCACTAGTTTTTAGGGAGTCACCCGCATTTCTTTGGGTTGATCAGACCAACCGCTTTGACTTACGAATCATCGTTCCAATTCATCGCGGATTGTACCTATCCTACTATAAGCAGTACAAGTATTGCCAGTTAAAATCAGGAATACGGGTATTGGCTACTTTTCTGTTATCTACGTGCGGTAGCTATTGCAAATGTAAAGTCTACCTTTCACTTTCGACTGATATTGACCGGATCGAATTAGTCCATATAACAACCACGCTAAGTAGAGGACAGGTTTTAGTCCTTCCACCCTTCTGGCTTGAACGGTGTTTGTCGGTCACTTTGCAGGCAGGGTGCCAGGGGAGGCCGGTCGGCGTTTGGCCATAAGCGAACCTTGGCTTTTTGTCGCTCGCCCAGATACGGTGGAGAAGGTTCTAAAGTAGGCTGACGGGCGTTGAGTGCATAGAACAAACCATCACTGACTGATCCGTAGGAGCCATTGGCCCGCGTCGTATCCACTGGCCCAGTCGCACCATAGGATACACCTTTCGTATCTTTACGATCCAGCCAATAGTGAACCAGCGAAATGGCTGACGCCGAAAAGTAGCCCACTGCCCGACTTTGTGGTTGATCTGCCTGATACACGTTACCCCCTAAAGCCGAAGGTGGCGTATCGGCCAAGCCACCTGTATGCTGGGTCTGCTCCTGAAAGAGCTTATAATACCGGTAAGCATCAGCGGTCAGGGATAACTGGCGTACATCGACCAGACCAGGGCCGTTATCATAATAGGGAATCTGAGCCACGCGTTGCTGGATGATAGGTCTGCCATTGGTGAACTGATCGTCAAATACCAAAATATCATACCCATAAATCAGTTGCCAACACGGCGTCTGGCATCCATAATCATAAATCCAGTTCTCCTTTGGAACTTCAGGCGCTTCTTCCCCTGCCTTACCCGCCGGGGGACTAAAACAATCTTCATACAGTTCTGTGCCTGTTACAAAGTAATCACGAGCTCTGTAAACATTAGGCAGCACCTTGTATTTTGAGTAAACACCCTGCCGACAGCTATGGCACCAGTACTGACGCTCCCAGAGTTTCCATTCCCAACGGTAATAATTGCGCTCGCTGCCAGGGTCCTGGCTGTCAATAAATATGTCATGAGCAGCCGTATAGCCGTTTAGTTGTTGCAGGGATAAGCTGGCAGGATTAAAGCGGGCGGTTATTCTGTCAATCGGTGCGACGAATGGCATTACCTGCTGGCTGGATACATAGCGGGTTCCGTCGGGGAGGGTAAAGCGAAGTTGATAGGCATGGCCCACCTGCCCTCTGAAATCGCCAGGCAGTTGATAGCTGCCATCCAGAGTCTCATGACAGGTAATGAGCTGCGAAGAATCGACCATGATGTCCACAGATGCTTTCGTAACGGGCACTGTCGTGAATTGCCCGGTTAGTCGATCCGCCTGTGCCTGACTAAGCTTAATAATCTGGGGCTCCGCCAGGTTGGTCAGCGTACCCTCAACCAGGAGAATTGTCTTTGTCGAAGACAAGGTCGTTTCCTCTGGATCAATACAAGCGATGGGTAAGATGAATACCAGTAAACTCATGAACACATAGGATGCAACTGTGCGCATAACTGGGATTTGGGTAAATGATGAACTGTTGATAAAATCAGTTGAAGGCTCTATTCTACTATTTTAGTTCTCTTTTCAACGAATGGATACCGCTTCCCGTCACAAAACGATCCTATCAAGTCGCCGTTTCGGGTTCGACATTTGACTTGCTGGCCCAGACCGAATCGTATCCGGTCAATGGGATGACCTATTGTCCTCACGATACGGGTTCTGGTGAGTTTATGACCAATAGGGTTACTAGAACCAACCTGTAAGCTGAATAAGAGTAAGTTCACTCAATACTAGGCTTTCACTAGAAGACCTGTATTGACCTGGCGAGTTCACCTAACCCTATCTGGCATGAGCTTAGCGGAAGAAATAACCCTCTACCAATTCGGGCAAGGGCATCGTGCGGATGGTGATCTGCTGGATCAATTTAACCAACTCGATGAGCTCAAAAAAATCCAACGAGTCGTGGAGCTATTTGACCTAGTACAGCAATCAAAGCCTGACGATACCGACCTGGAGCAGGCCCTGGCAACTAGCCGCTTACCAGCTCCCGCTCTTTCCTATTTAGTCTTCAAGGGCCATCGGCTACAGCGAAGTTTACCAATAAGTCTGGCACACGCTGAGCTTGACCGGTCATATCGGTTACTATTACAACTCTTTAAGAAAGTCTATCAACGGCAATTGGAAGCTGAAAAGCAAAATCCAGCCAACTGGATGTTTTGGGACTTGTCAAACCCTGAAGTTGTGGCGAGTATAGGCACTTTACACCAACAGTTAGTCGAAGAGGTCTATGCCTGTGCTGGCTATCGAAGCGAATTTGCCAGCCTCTCCAAGCTGAATTATACCCGAAAAAGTACCTGGCTGACCAATCAGGAAGAACTCACTCCCGAGCCTCAGACCCACTTTTCGTTTCTGACCTATGAAGAGGTAGTAAACCGATCGATTCCTATGATTGGTGAACCGCAACTTCGTGCCATCTCGCTTCTTTGTAATTCGTTAAACAAAGCGTTGGCAAAGCAGTATGGGTTAACGACAGAACAGGTGACACGCTTAATCTGGGATGTGGTGGAAAGGCACATGCGCGAGCAGTACAATACAGGGCTTTTTGACTAAGCCCCTACGTTTTGCCCGAACCGACAGAACAGAATCAATGTACAGCCAGCCAGAGCGGTGATTTCATCAACAAAACGGTCAATGCAACCTATAGTTCCTAACTGGCATCTGTAAGAAAATTACATAAAAAGCCTGAATGAGATTCCTCATCGCCTGTGTTGTTCTTTTTCTCGTGCCCAACTGGTCATGGGCCACCTGGTCGATTATTATCATTGATCCGAAAACAGGAGCAATTGGGATGGCGGGTGCTTCCTGCACCTACAATTGCAGCGGCATTGGTCAACTAATACCGGGCCAGGGAGCAATCATTGTTCAGGCAATGAGCAATGCTGACGCCCGACGAAAAGGCGTCGAAATGATACAGGCGGGACACACGCCCCAAGCTATCATCCAGGCGCTAAGGAGTCCAGTTTTTACCCCTGAAGAGCAACAATACGCGGTTGTTACGCTAAACCACCTAGCGCAACCCAGCACCTATACAGGATCAGCAACGAATTCGTATACGGGAGCGCTTACCATGAAGGGAGTTTCCATCCAGGGAAACACGCTGGCTAGCCAGGACGTATTAGCCGCTGTGATGCAGGCAGTGGTGAAAGGTCAGAACGAAAACCTGCCGATCGAGGAAATTCTGATGCTCGCATTAGAGGCCGGTTCTACGGCAGGTGGTGATCGGCGGTGTGGCGAGCAACGAGCTAGCTGTGCGTTCATTCGTATGGCTAAACCCACGGATAAGCGGGGCCGGCCGACTTTATTTCTGGAGTTTTTTGGCCAGCAGCGAAGTGGCCGGAACGCCGTCCACCTATTAAGGGGAAAGTACGAAAAGTGGAAGGCCAGACACCGGGTTTAACCGAACCCGTTCAAATCCAAATCAGCGGCTACAATCCCCCTTCATGGCTTGAAAACTCCACTGTCCACAGCAATCATACAGCAGAAAATTCATGCTAACAAATCCTATTTTGATGCTTCGTAACTCGCAGATCGGGCATTACCCGTAACCGTCCCTGTAGCAACACGAATCGTTATGGTGCCATTGGTAATGTTGCCACTGGTGCTTCCAGCAGTGAATGTTTCCTGAAAATTAATTGCCTTTTCTGTTCCGGTAAGCTTTACGCTGCTCATCGCAATGACATTCTTCCCTTCGTTTACACCTATATAGACAAGATTTGTATCCATCGGAATGATTTCTATCGTGTTCGTACTGCTGGGTGTTACCGTGGTTGTATTACCAGACACTGTAACCGAACTTATCTGATATACCCCTTTTGCCGCAGTTGCTAATTCAGTCGATGTAGGCCCTATGGTCGAGGCATCATCATTTTTTGAACAACCCCAAATAATCATTAACAGGAAGAATGGTAAAAGTTTATACACAATTTTAGTGTTCACGATTTTAGTCGATTGATTTTGGAATAAAGAATTGCAGATGGGAACTCCAGTGAGTTGCATCTCGATAGGTTAATTCCATTGTCCGGCCAGAGGTAACAAAAAATCGCCATTTATTTGGTAGCCTTTGTGTGCAAACCTAATCACCCGAACTCGCTGCCAGCTGGCTGACCTCCACTACATACAGCGTGTTTTTACCCCACTCAAACCAGTCTCCGGTTCAACTATATACGGTTATTAAGGGGTACCACGCCCTCTACCTCTTTCGCTTTTGCTGTCCACAATAGTACGCTCCCTGTCCGTTTCTGGACAGACATAGTCCGTTTAATTCCAATAAATATGGTCTCACTTAGCCCAATCGACCTATCATCTGGATTGGCACTGGATTTGTTTTGCTTTATTATAACTAAGTGTTCTCGTTAACTTAACCAATGAAAAGAACTTTTCTGGGGGAGTTTGAAGAAGTAGTCCTGCTGGTTTTAGCCGCCTGTGCTGACGATGCCTATGGAGTCGTTATCTGGGAGCAACTTCAGCAGCAGACCGGCCGCAGCATTACCATTAGTGCCGTACACGCCACGCTGTACCGACTCGAAGAAAAGGGCTATTTATCCTCGCAGCTGGGTGGTGCCACCGCCGAACGGGGTGGCAGGCGAAAGCGGTACTTTGCCCTGACTGCTTTGGGCAGTAAAGCCCTACTGGAGATTCAGGCCATGCGTCAACAACTCTGGCAGGCTATTCCGGATGGCAAACTTCAATTGATTGGTCAATAACCCAACTCCTGACGCAACCGATGGCTACTAACCAAGAACAGACTGGACCACCAGATCGCAGAACGTCGGCCCGGCAGCCACCCCGCTGGGCTGATCGACTCCTGGAACGGTTCGTTTCGCCTTATCTGCTGGAAGATGTGCAGGGTGACTTGCAGGAGATTTTTCATAAGCGTGTCGCTCAGGTGGGTATTGCGCAAGCTCGGCGTGAGTATGGCTGGGCCGTCCTGCATTACCTGAACCCCTTCTTTGCAAAACCGCACTACCGCACCAACAATCTACCCAAGTATCCTCAATTCTCATCACTCCATCCGATCATGATTCGTAATTATCTAAAAATCGCCTGGCGGAATCTCGCCAAGAACCGCGTATTTAGCCTGATTAATATTTTCGGACTTGCCATTGGAATGACTACCTGCCTTCTCATTCTTGAGGTGGTGAGTTTCCAGCTTAGTTTCGATACGTTTCATACGAACGCTAACCATATTTATCGGGTCGTAAACGACCGCTATCAACAGGGCAAGCTTATTCAGCATGGCACCATTACTTATTCGGGCGTTGGAAAAGCAATGAAAGATGATTTTCCGGATGAGGTGTTAACCCACTCCAGGGTGGTCAAGTGGGGAGATATGGTACTTGATGTCAATAATACGAAACACAAAGCCAGCAAAATCGCCGTTGATAACTCGTTCCTCTCCATGTTTTCGTTTCCATTATTGGCAGGCGATAAAAAAAGTGTATTGGTAGCCCCCAATACAATCGTACTTACAGAACGGCTGGCAAAAAGGATGTTTGGTATAAAAAACAATGATTACCAATCCATTTTAGGAAAAACTGTCAAAATTGATAATTCGCCCAATCCCTATAAGCTTACCGGTGTCTGTTCGGATATTCCTGAAAATTCGCACTTAGATTTCGATTTTCTGATGTCCTATTCGAGCCTTTACAGCGGTGGGAATTTCAATTACAAAGAAGCTGACTATAATTTCACCGATTCCGATTTCTGGCATTATATACAACTCAAACCCAACATTGACTATCGAGCCGTTCAAGCCAAACTCGACGCGTTTAGTAAACGGCATTTCCAAGGCAACGCCGTATCCGGCAGCGATGAAAAGTTTTATCTGCAACCCCTCAGCGAAGTGCATCTATATTCAGACTTTGAGTATGAAATCGGTAAGGTTGCTAACGGACAAATGGTTTGGGGCTTGTTTGCCATCGCCGTTTTCATGATAGTAATTGCCTGGATTAATTACGTCAATTTGTCTACTGCCAAAGCCGTAGAACGAGCCAAAGAAGTAGGTATACGCAAAGTGGCAGGTTCACAACGTGGCCAACTTATCAGGCAGTTTCTGATTGAATCGTTTGGCCTCAATTTGATTGCTCTGATCCTCACCCTGCTGTTTTTGGCTGTCAGTCAAACGGGTTTTAACAGGCTGACTAACCTGCCCTTATCGCTGGCTAACCTGTTCAATCAAAGTCTGACAATTCCCTATTTTCCGTTCTATTTACTACTTGCGTTCGGATTGGGCGTAGTGCTGTCGGGTTATTACCCAGCTTTTATTTTGTCCTCCTTTCAGCCGCTGGCGGTGCTGAAAGGAAAATTTATGACTACTACCAAAGGGATTACTGTGCGAAAGTCTTTGGTCGTCTTTCAGTTTACGGCCACTATTTTCTTGCTGTTTGCCTCGATCGTGATGTTTCGCCAACTGAAATTCATGAGTGAAAAAGACCTGGGCATTCATTTCAGCCAAATTCTTTCGGTTACGGCTCCTTCCCTGGCGTCCAACGATTCGTCGCGGGTAATCCGGGCCGAAACCTTCAAGCAAAGCCTCAAACAAATCGGTGGGGTGATGGAGGTTGCTTATACCGACCGGGAAATCGGGGGCGATATGGCCCGGACATTTGATGTACAAAACGTAGGGGGCGATAAAAATACCAAACTGACAATGCGGCATTTTGGCGTGAGTCGAGAGTTTTTATCGGTCTACCAGGTAAAACTACTGGCCGGAAGAAATTTTGTTTTCACGGATTACAATTACAAGTTCGATTTGCTTCATAACGTAATTTTAAACCAGAAAGCGATCAAACAACTGGGCTATTCCAAACCTGACGATGCGATTGGGAAACAGCTAAAGCTGTTTGGGCGAAATTGGGACATTGTGGGGGTAGTTGATAATTTTCATCAAAAAGGGCTACGAAGCGCGGTTGATCCGCTGATTCTAATACCCACCTATAGCACTTCTTTTCCGATTTCGGTGAAAGTGGAAACACAAAACCTTGAAGCCACCCTGGCTGCTATTAAGTCAGTTTACAAGTCCTTCTTTCCGCAAGATATATTTGGCTACGCGTTTGTTGATGAACGGTTTAATCAACAATACAATAACGACCAACTTTTAGGCGAAGCCCTTTTGTTATTTTCCGGTTTGCTGATTTTCGTGGCCTGTTTAGGTCTTTTTGGCTTATCTTTTTTCGTGATCAATCAACGGACCAAAGAAATCGGTGTCCGCAAGGTTCTTGGTGCGTCCGTGATGAGTATCACCGCTCTGGTGTCGAAAGATTTTCTCAAACTTGTTGTGATTGCGATGGTTATTGCTACCCCAATCGGGTGGTATACCATGCGCCGTTGGTTGAACGACTTCGCCTACAAAATCGATATCGAATGGTGGATGTTCGGACTGGCAGGCCTGCTGGCGATGGGCATTGCCTTACTAACCGTCAGTTTCCAGAGTATAAAGGCCGCCTTGCTGAATCCGGTCAAGAGTCTACGTACCGAATAGCTATTTATGCATCATCCCTGGAAAGCACCGTATGCCCTGCGGTGCTTTTATTATGGTCTGCCTTGCAGGAGTTTCCTATCAAACGCAGCTTTTTAAAGAATATAGGCATAAATTTCTCAAGGTCAGTAAAGCCAACCGGGTGAGGCTTTTGCTCGGATATGCAAAACGGTTTGAATTTACTTCTTTCACCTTTGAGTAGGATCGCAGGAATTTTATATATATGAAAACAAGCCAACGTATATCTTGTACGTTCGGTATTGACTTCCTGGCAAGTACGCTGCTTGAGCGTTTGTACGCCATAGCTGGCTCAGTATGAATTTGTTCGATCATTGCGCATCACTGGTTGGCCGCCTGAGCGATTAACCAGGTTAGAATCATACCGGTAACTTAAGGTGGTGGTTCAAATTCAGGGGCCACTATACACATAGACTTAACCTATTTTTTACTAATGAGACCATGATTCACTGGGCGGGAATGGAATGCATTTGACCCAAATTGACCATTTCAATACGATTATACAGGCTTTTATCAAGTTATCTTTAAATCAGCCATTTCGAACAATCTGCCTGGACCATCTTTCGTCCTTCAGTGACCGCAAAAAAAATAAAAAAATTCTTTAGGGATTGGCTAGGTTAAGTGAACCTTACACAAAATGAAGAAAATCTTGTAGATGAAGTATCAAAATCTATCTGATGAGTCGCTGGTCGATTTGTTGCAGCAGGATGATCCAACAGCCTTTGAATTAATCTATCAACGGTATTGGAGACAGCTCTATGGATTTGTGTTTCAACAACTAGGCTCAAAAGAGGATTGCGAGGAAATCATACATGATCTGATGCTAAGCCTATGGCAAAATCGAGCCCTGTCCCAGATTCAGAACCTGAAACTCTATTTATTCATTGGGGCTCGAAATCTTGTCAACAAATCTATCAAGTCCCGGATCAACCTCCGTAAATATCTTGAATACAAGTATTTAAACGATGTTTTTGAAACGGTTGGCCCTAATGAATTCTCAAATATCACCGAGTTACATCAGGCAATTGAGAACGCTGTAAAAAAAATGCCAGAGAAGACAGCGACTATCTTTAGGATGAGCAAAATGGACAATATGCCCGTTAAGTACATCGCGTTAAAAATGGAACTGACCGATAAGGCGGTTGAATATCATATTACAAAGTCCCTAAAAATCTTACGTCAACAACTTCAGAATTTTAATTCCGATAATTAATAAAAGGTCCATGACTCAACAAGAATTTGATAAAATTGCCGAAAGCTATTTAGCCGGAAACTGCTCTCCAGATGAGATTTCTCTTTTGCAGGAATGGGCAGATTTGCACTGTACTGCTGACAATCTTACGCTGGCATTTAAGAATGAGACCGACATCCAGCAAACTGAACGTAAACTTTGGGACCGGATTCAGTCGAATACCGTACCCATAAGGAAATTAAACTGGCTCACACGTTCCAGAAACCTTTGGGCAGTAGGCATCGCTGCCAGTTTAATGCTATTCTTTTTCGCTTTCCCTTATCTGTTTCAAAATCAATCAACTGATTCCAAACGTGGTATTGAAACCAAAAATGTAGCGGATTCCAGACAGACCACTGTACTACCCGATGGCAGTATTGTTGTTCTGGGCAAAAATGCCAGTATTACAACGGATGTGAGTTATGGCAAACAAACCCGTACGGTTTATTTGACTGGAGAAGCCTTCTTTGATGTCAAACATAACACTCAGCTTCCGTTTCTGGTGCATGTGGGCGAGCTGGTAACGGAGGTCCTTGGTACCAGTTTTTATATTAAACCCCAATTGGCAGGAAAGACAGTTGAAGTGATTGTAAAAACGGGGAAAGTGTCTGTTTATACAATCAATCGAAAAGATGCTAAAAAATTGAATGGTGTTATAATAACATCGAATCAAAAAGCATTGTACGACGCTCAAAGTAAAACGATTACACCCAATCTGATTGACAATCCCGAGCTAATCAATGCCGCCACCCTACTACCTGTTCTAACATTTAATGAAAAAACGATCGAGACGATACTGCCCTTACTATCAAAGGCATATGGGGTTGAGATTGTCGTAGCTAATCCAAATTTAAAACAGTGTGTATTCACCGGAAATTTAACTGGCTTACCCATGTACGATCAACTTGAACTTATTTGTGGAGCAATTAATGCTCAGCTCGAAGTCAGAGGCACCACCATATTTATCTCCGGGGATGGGTGCTCTACCCAATAGCGAACCCATCTAAAGCCCTACGTTTCTTACTACTATTTAAGTCGACCATGCATATCGTGGCCGGGCAGGCCCCTTGTTGCCTCAACAACAATCTGAATTTTGTCCAATCGTACTTCTTTTCCGT
This window harbors:
- a CDS encoding RNA polymerase sigma factor, which translates into the protein MKYQNLSDESLVDLLQQDDPTAFELIYQRYWRQLYGFVFQQLGSKEDCEEIIHDLMLSLWQNRALSQIQNLKLYLFIGARNLVNKSIKSRINLRKYLEYKYLNDVFETVGPNEFSNITELHQAIENAVKKMPEKTATIFRMSKMDNMPVKYIALKMELTDKAVEYHITKSLKILRQQLQNFNSDN
- a CDS encoding ABC transporter permease, with product MATNQEQTGPPDRRTSARQPPRWADRLLERFVSPYLLEDVQGDLQEIFHKRVAQVGIAQARREYGWAVLHYLNPFFAKPHYRTNNLPKYPQFSSLHPIMIRNYLKIAWRNLAKNRVFSLINIFGLAIGMTTCLLILEVVSFQLSFDTFHTNANHIYRVVNDRYQQGKLIQHGTITYSGVGKAMKDDFPDEVLTHSRVVKWGDMVLDVNNTKHKASKIAVDNSFLSMFSFPLLAGDKKSVLVAPNTIVLTERLAKRMFGIKNNDYQSILGKTVKIDNSPNPYKLTGVCSDIPENSHLDFDFLMSYSSLYSGGNFNYKEADYNFTDSDFWHYIQLKPNIDYRAVQAKLDAFSKRHFQGNAVSGSDEKFYLQPLSEVHLYSDFEYEIGKVANGQMVWGLFAIAVFMIVIAWINYVNLSTAKAVERAKEVGIRKVAGSQRGQLIRQFLIESFGLNLIALILTLLFLAVSQTGFNRLTNLPLSLANLFNQSLTIPYFPFYLLLAFGLGVVLSGYYPAFILSSFQPLAVLKGKFMTTTKGITVRKSLVVFQFTATIFLLFASIVMFRQLKFMSEKDLGIHFSQILSVTAPSLASNDSSRVIRAETFKQSLKQIGGVMEVAYTDREIGGDMARTFDVQNVGGDKNTKLTMRHFGVSREFLSVYQVKLLAGRNFVFTDYNYKFDLLHNVILNQKAIKQLGYSKPDDAIGKQLKLFGRNWDIVGVVDNFHQKGLRSAVDPLILIPTYSTSFPISVKVETQNLEATLAAIKSVYKSFFPQDIFGYAFVDERFNQQYNNDQLLGEALLLFSGLLIFVACLGLFGLSFFVINQRTKEIGVRKVLGASVMSITALVSKDFLKLVVIAMVIATPIGWYTMRRWLNDFAYKIDIEWWMFGLAGLLAMGIALLTVSFQSIKAALLNPVKSLRTE
- a CDS encoding FecR family protein, coding for MTQQEFDKIAESYLAGNCSPDEISLLQEWADLHCTADNLTLAFKNETDIQQTERKLWDRIQSNTVPIRKLNWLTRSRNLWAVGIAASLMLFFFAFPYLFQNQSTDSKRGIETKNVADSRQTTVLPDGSIVVLGKNASITTDVSYGKQTRTVYLTGEAFFDVKHNTQLPFLVHVGELVTEVLGTSFYIKPQLAGKTVEVIVKTGKVSVYTINRKDAKKLNGVIITSNQKALYDAQSKTITPNLIDNPELINAATLLPVLTFNEKTIETILPLLSKAYGVEIVVANPNLKQCVFTGNLTGLPMYDQLELICGAINAQLEVRGTTIFISGDGCSTQ